In the genome of Nymphaea colorata isolate Beijing-Zhang1983 chromosome 9, ASM883128v2, whole genome shotgun sequence, one region contains:
- the LOC116259957 gene encoding uncharacterized protein LOC116259957 — translation MAGLIGIGMAGATSSCFFLKTTKLLISPLKRASLSPFPPSIPLSSRCFSLSAMLDGGVGPVEYEPVSLQSGIQTRMDVTHKGSKVILKGMEFPELERWVQSFGYRSGQALMLWKALYRDNSWAHGTDDLQGLNKDFRAMLSENAEFKTLSLKNIHISSDGTRKVLFLLEDGLTIETVVIPCSRGRTTVCVSSQVGCAMNCQFCYTGRMGLRRHLTADEIVEQAVFVRRLFTKDVGPITNVVFMGMGEPLHNVDNVIKAAAIMVDDQGLHFSPRKVTVSTSGLVPQIKRFLRESNCQLAVSLNATTDEVRNWIMPINRKYNLAQLLQTLKDELQHKHRFKVLFEYVMLAGVNDSIEDAKRLITLVQGIPCKINLISFNPHSGSKFQPTSEERMIEFRNVLAAGGSVAFLRLSRGDDQMAACGQLGKPGGVQPPRLKPPARFQVAG, via the exons ATGGCGGGGCTCATCGGTATTGGGATGGCGGGTGCAACCAGCAGCTGCTTCTTTCTGAAGACCACCAAGTTGTTGATCTCCCCTTTGAAGCGTGCTTCATTATCTCCTTTTCCTCCCTCCATTCCGTTGTCCTCACGATGCTTTTCTCTGTCGGCCATGTTGGATGGTGGTGTTGGTCCGGTCGAGTACGAGCCAGTTTCCCTTCAATCTGGAATTCAGACTC GCATGGACGTGACTCATAAAGGCTCAAAGGTGATCCTCAAAGGAATGGAATTTCCTGAACTGGAG AGATGGGTTCAGTCATTTGGCTACAGGTCTGGCCAGGCTTTGATGCTATGGAAGGCATTGTACAGAGACAACAGTTGGGCACATGGAACTGATGACTTGCAAG GTTTAAACAAAGATTTCAGAGCAATGTTAAGTGAAAATGCGGAGTTCAAAACGTTGTCACTGAAGAATATTCACATCTCATCTGATGGAACCCGTAAG GTACTTTTTTTGCTGGAAGATGGGCTTACAATAGAAACTGTAGTGATTCCTTGCAGCAGGGGACGGACTACCGTTTGCGTCTCTAGTCAAGTGGGCTGTGCAATGAACTGTCAGTTTTGCTACACCGGCAG AATGGGCTTAAGGAGGCACTTAACTGCTGATGAAATAGTAGAGCAGGCTGTCTTTGTCCGCCGTTTGTTCACGAAAGATGTTGGCCCTATTACTAATGTTGTTTTCATG GGCATGGGGGAGCCACTGCACAACGTAGATAATGTCATAAAAGCTGCTGCAATAATGGTTGATGACCAAGGCCTTCACTTTAGTCCTCGAAAGGTTACTGTTTCAACTAGTGGCCTTGTTCCCCAGATAAAGCGCTTCCTCCGTGAGTCCAATTGTCAGTTGGCTGTCAGTCTGAATGCCACTACGGATGAG GTTAGGAACTGGATCATGCCAATTAATCGAAAATATAATCTGGCACAACTACTGCAGACTCTGAAGGATGAACTCCAACACAAACACAGATTCAAAGTACTATTTGAATATGTGATGCTTGCAGGAGTCAATGACAG CATTGAAGATGCAAAGAGGTTGATAACTCTCGTTCAAGGGATCCCATGCAAGATCAATCTCATCTCTTTCAACCCTCATAGTGGATCAAAGTTTCAACCAACCAGCGAGGAGAGGATGATAGAGTTCCGAAACGTTCTTGCTGCAGGAGGCTCTGTAGCCTTCTTGCGGCTTAGCCGTGGAGATGATCAAATGGCTGCCTGTGGTCAGCTTGGCAAACCTGGAGGTGTGCAACCACCTCGACTCAAACCTCCTGCACGATTTCAAGTTGCTGGATGA
- the LOC116261558 gene encoding photosystem I assembly factor PSA3, chloroplastic gives MFMASQILVSAQPSTPSSSAILQTSIIQRNLKVSLFSPPNFLIPRLLVVPKGKPTSVSGRNGKIVAYMETSNSFGNFFRKVVGALPVVGLVARIVSDEGGIGDDLIDFAEFRRRVGKKCGVEDSKAFYEFKDRRGREGEPLYVLLCCWLAAVGAGLLKSEDILTGVARLRISNDLEFEEQTFVAMMNDAKARRAKLKAANPEIPMEIRAEKALEAIHVCCFGKDPIEEEDEKLLCVMLNAVFPSVGQSKINEIVSSKAKEIAGGSQSAETINQQNSAKEAGKLQLKEFELLKRSSDSFN, from the exons ATGTTCATGGCTTCTCAGATCTTGGTTTCTGCACAGCCCAGCACGCCGAGCTCTTCCGCCATCCTGCAGACCTCCATCATTCAGAGAAACCTAAAAGTTTCTTTATTCTCACCTCCCAACTTTCTCATTCCCCGCCtccttgttgttccaaaagGAAAACCTACCTCAGTTTCCGGTAGAAATGGTAAGATTGTGGCTTATATGGAGACATCCAATTCATTCGGGAACTTTTTCCGGAAGGTGGTCGGCGCCCTTCCGGTTGTCGGCCTCGTAGCGAGGATTGTCAGTGATGAGGGAGGAATCGGGGACGACCTCATCGATTTTGCTGAGTTTCGGAGAAGGGTAGGGAAGAAATGCGGCGTAGAGGACTCGAAGGCGTTCTACGAGTTCAAAGATCGGCGAGGTCGG GAAGGAGAACCTTTATACGTCCTACTTTGCTGTTGGTTGGCTGCCGTTGGTGCTGGTCTTTTGAAGTCAGAGGATATTTTAACTGGGGTAGCGAGACTTCGCATATCCAACGATTTAGAATTTGAAGAGCAGACCTTTGTTGCCATGATGAATGATGCAAAAGCG AGAAGAGCAAAGCTCAAGGCTGCAAATCCTGAAATACCTATGGAAATTCGAGCAGAAAAGGCTTTGGAAGCAATTCATGTATGCTGTTTTGGCAAGGATCCCatagaagaggaagatgaaaaacTACTCTGTGTCATGCTTAATGCAGTATTTCCATCGGTTGGGCAATCAAAGATAAATGAAATCGTCAGTtccaaagcaaaagaaatagCTGGAGGTAGTCAAAGTGCGGAAACCATAAACCAGCAAAATTCTGCTAAGGAAGCTGGGAAACTGCAGCTTAAGGAATTCGAGTTGCTAAAGAGGAGTAGTGATAGCTTCAATTGA
- the LOC116260157 gene encoding uncharacterized protein LOC116260157, with the protein MASLAPGILLKLLNAMNTGTKATGEHRSALLQVTDIVPADLDEKNLWPKHGFYIKVSDSSHSIYVTLPLDQDDLVLSNKIQLGQFIHIDRLEPGSPVPLLKGAKPIPGRHPLLGTPEPIMGLREKGERSVDARCKKLGGGPIHRRGSWSQDGEPTGCSGVRPIRLELELATPVKGGSHPASPLTRMKMENSGIPANRVSVCGSLFDNIGDSKRESPISVRKSCAALHSSATKVQRSRSVTERQPRIPKSPLNCEAKSSSTVSRASTLSSPCDAQKFSSSTILPPPQSKSGSSLGSKNTNSQLISLPGKLSSLGKEAIQQREAAQRVALQALRDASATETVVRVLKMLSELCSSARLDDPTDTFDQFLNLYRQITQAVVDMESILAATSTSSQLKDQESSILNEIEQNSSDHCAVVKRSTHSSKKSLVSQSVSVAPQRPGNEGKSLKSFLSLKVTESKNQAPLESEGKMRPTCLSNLIKLGKQIEIEAGNWFMEFLEKGLETGTRRSRGPISSEGRKYSFCPQSLILKIINWVEVEQSDSSKRPVHPKASVIARKLRIKAKNP; encoded by the exons ATGGCGAGTTTAGCACCTGGCATCCTCCTGAAACTCCTGAATGCCATGAACACGGGCACGAAGGCCACAGGTGAGCACAGATCGGCTCTTTTGCAGGTGACTGACATCGTTCCCGCTGATCTCGACGAGAAGAACCTGTGGCCCAAGCATGGATTCTACATAAAGGTCTCCGATTCCTCCCACTCCATATACGTAACTCTTCCTCTTGACCAAGACGACCTCGTCCTCAGCAACAAAATTCAGCTGGGGCAGTTCATCCATATTGATAGATTGGAGCCCGGGTCGCCTGTTCCTCTTCTCAAAGGTGCGAAACCCATTCCTGGGAGGCACCCTCTGCTTGGAACTCCTGAACCGATAATGGGTCTCAGAGAAAAGGGGGAGAGATCGGTTGATGCCAGGTGCAAGAAGCTCGGCGGCGGGCCGATCCACCGACGAGGTTCGTGGAGTCAGGACGGTGAACCGACGGGCTGCAGTGGCGTAAGGCCCATACGTCTGGAGCTTGAACTGGCCACGCCCGTTAAGGGTGGTAGCCATCCAGCTTCGCCTTTGACCAGAATGAAGATGGAGAACTCGGGGATACCTGCGAACAGGGTATCTGTTTGCGGCTCTCTGTTCGACAACATTGGGGATTCGAAGCGAGAGAGCCCAATTTCGGTTCGCAAAAGTTGCGCGGCGCTCCATTCCTCTGCTACCAAAGTTCAGAGAAGTAGGAGCGTCACAGAGAGGCAGCCAAGAATACCTAAATCTCCCCTCAACTGT GAAGCTAAGTCGTCATCAACGGTGTCAAGAGCATCGACTTTGAGTTCTCCTTGTGATGCACAAAAGTTCAGCTCCAGCACCATTCTTCCTCCACCGCAATCCAAATCTGGCAGCAGCTTGGGTTCAAAGAACACTAACAGCCAACTGATATCATTACCAGGGAAACTTTCTTCACTTGGGAAG GAGGCAATACAGCAGAGAGAAGCAGCCCAAAGAGTTGCACTTCAAGCTCTGAGAGATGCATCTGCAACTGAGACTGTCGTACGGGTCCTCAA GATGCTTTCTGAGTTATGTTCGTCAGCTAGACTTGATGACCCAACTGACACTTTTGATCAGTTTCTAAATTTATATCGACAAATTACACAAGCAGTGGTTGATATGGAATCTATTCTCGCGGCCACTTCGACGTCCAGCCAGTTAAAAGATCAGGAGTCCTCTATTCTCAATGAAATAGAGCAAAATTCTTCTGACCATTGTGCGGTGGTTAAAAGAAGCACTCATTCGTCAAAAAAGTCATTAGTATCTCAATCCGTTTCAGTTGCTCCCCAGAGACCTGGCAATGAAGGAAAAAGTTTGAAGTCCTTTTTGAGTCTGAAAGTGACAGAATCCAAAAATCAAGCTCCATTAGAGAGTGAGGGTAAGATGAGGCCTACTTGCTTGTCTAACCTTATTAAACTGGGAAAGCAAATAGAAATAGAGGCTGGAAATTGGTTCATGGAGTTCTTGGAGAAGGGTCTGGAAACAGGTACGAGAAGATCGAGGGGCCCCATATCAAGTGAAGGAAGAAAATACAGCTTCTGCCCACAGTCTCTTATACTTAAAATCATAAACTGGGTGGAGGTGGAGCAGTCTGATTCCAGCAAAAGACCTGTGCATCCTAAAGCTTCAGTGATTGCAAGAAAGTTGAGAATCAAGGCCAAAAACCCATGA